Proteins encoded in a region of the Myxococcus guangdongensis genome:
- a CDS encoding ClpX C4-type zinc finger protein, protein MGATDSGLFGAPQRALSDEIEGGDDTQPERRRKPRIIERGPTRADVTLDAWCSFCCRPRAEIGELVAGPAGAFICKSCLTASASLLGDSVRPMRPRVETSTPTPNAPDFIGQPESRSALVDALRTGVRCVLLIGAEGCGKSTLLRMLQREGQGVLTTVDALAEAPSSTPLFIEDVASLSPEHERTLGVFLARAARPTVVLCARGKAPTSSKLTLRAEGVRLDIPTTDSLSRAVGGALPMNILEHVQRLVGLRQPTLAEYRDMARAHLASREHGTTLSEKALLVLVAEAARSPRAGHELQALLQRIPPGTWDLDKVTKPAPARKGRRKKGTS, encoded by the coding sequence ATGGGTGCAACGGACTCGGGTTTGTTCGGAGCGCCGCAGCGAGCGTTGTCAGACGAAATCGAGGGAGGCGACGACACGCAGCCCGAGCGTCGACGCAAGCCGCGCATCATCGAGCGTGGGCCCACTCGCGCGGACGTGACGCTGGATGCGTGGTGCTCGTTCTGCTGCCGACCCCGCGCGGAGATTGGCGAACTCGTCGCGGGACCGGCGGGCGCGTTCATCTGCAAGTCGTGCCTCACGGCCTCCGCATCCCTGCTGGGTGACTCCGTGCGCCCGATGCGTCCTCGGGTCGAGACATCGACTCCGACTCCGAATGCGCCGGACTTCATCGGCCAACCGGAGTCGCGAAGCGCGCTCGTCGATGCACTCCGCACGGGCGTCCGCTGCGTGCTGCTCATCGGCGCGGAGGGCTGTGGGAAGAGCACCTTGCTCCGGATGCTCCAGCGAGAAGGGCAGGGCGTGCTCACCACCGTCGACGCGCTCGCGGAGGCTCCGTCTTCCACGCCACTGTTCATCGAGGATGTGGCCTCACTGAGCCCCGAACATGAGCGCACCCTCGGCGTCTTCCTGGCCCGCGCCGCGAGGCCCACGGTGGTGCTCTGCGCGCGGGGCAAGGCACCGACGTCGAGCAAGCTCACCCTTCGTGCAGAGGGCGTCCGCCTCGACATCCCCACCACGGACTCACTGTCTCGCGCCGTGGGGGGCGCCCTCCCGATGAACATCCTGGAGCACGTCCAGCGCCTCGTGGGCCTGCGTCAGCCCACGCTCGCGGAATACAGGGACATGGCGCGGGCCCACCTCGCCTCGCGCGAGCACGGGACGACGTTGTCCGAGAAGGCCCTCTTGGTGCTCGTGGCGGAAGCCGCGCGCTCCCCTCGCGCGGGCCATGAGCTCCAGGCGCTCCTCCAGCGCATCCCCCCAGGCACCTGGGACCTCGACAAAGTCACGAAGCCGGCGCCTGCTCGCAAGGGGCGGCGCAAGAAGGGAACGTCGTGA
- the ribA gene encoding GTP cyclohydrolase II: MSDTRSPQVLPTRKPTQHLERFSEADVPTGRGPLRTIVFRDKRNGREHVALVAGSVSGVEGVPVRIHSECLTSEVFGSLKCDCREQLDRALDFITQRGVGVVLYLRQEGRGIGLGNKIKAYALQAKGLDTYEANRQLGFADDLRSYDIAAEMLRSLDVRSVDLITNNPLKIAGMVEEGIPVLRRIPSRTEHNPHNVDYLRTKRERTGHLIELFAEDDDTEAKAG; the protein is encoded by the coding sequence ATGTCGGACACTCGCTCACCCCAGGTCCTTCCGACCCGAAAGCCCACCCAGCACCTGGAGCGGTTCTCGGAGGCGGACGTCCCCACGGGGCGTGGACCGTTGAGGACCATCGTCTTCCGGGACAAGCGCAATGGCCGGGAGCACGTGGCGCTCGTCGCGGGGAGTGTGTCGGGGGTGGAGGGGGTGCCGGTGCGCATCCACTCCGAGTGCCTGACGAGCGAGGTCTTCGGCAGCCTCAAGTGCGACTGCCGCGAGCAGCTGGACCGGGCGCTGGATTTCATCACCCAGCGGGGCGTGGGCGTGGTGCTCTACCTGCGTCAGGAGGGCCGGGGCATCGGCCTGGGGAACAAGATCAAGGCGTACGCGCTGCAGGCCAAGGGGCTGGACACGTACGAGGCGAACCGGCAGCTGGGCTTCGCGGATGACCTGCGCAGCTACGACATCGCCGCGGAGATGCTGCGCTCGCTGGACGTACGCTCGGTGGACCTCATCACCAACAACCCGCTGAAGATCGCCGGGATGGTGGAGGAAGGGATTCCGGTCCTGCGTCGAATCCCTTCCCGGACCGAGCACAATCCGCATAACGTCGACTACCTGAGGACGAAGCGCGAGCGTACGGGGCACCTGATTGAGCTCTTCGCCGAGGACGACGACACGGAAGCCAAGGCCGGCTGA
- a CDS encoding MBL fold metallo-hydrolase → MPFEVRFWGVRGSIPAPGPQTKRYGGNTPCVEVRCGDELLIFDLGSGARALGDALLASGTSPVRGNIFISHYHYDHLQGLPFFAPIFVPTSELTVNGPARNGRSTRELLSGQMVQPYFPVTAEGAFRAKLTYRDLAPGDTLQVGPAKVRWLELNHPGGTLGYRVQCGDRSVVYATDVEHGSEMDAAMFEFARGADLFIYDSMYTEDEYHGRCGPARTGWGHSTWQAAVAAADAAEVKTLVLFHHDPSRDDVAMDKLLRQVRKHRPEAIAAKEAMVLTL, encoded by the coding sequence GTGCCGTTCGAGGTGCGCTTCTGGGGTGTGCGCGGTTCCATCCCCGCCCCGGGTCCGCAGACGAAGCGCTACGGTGGCAACACGCCGTGCGTGGAGGTGCGGTGTGGGGACGAGCTGCTCATCTTCGACCTGGGCTCCGGCGCGCGCGCGCTGGGTGACGCGCTGCTGGCGTCGGGCACGTCGCCGGTGCGCGGCAACATCTTCATCTCGCACTACCACTACGACCATCTGCAGGGGCTGCCCTTCTTCGCGCCCATCTTCGTGCCGACGAGCGAGCTGACGGTGAACGGGCCCGCGCGCAACGGGCGCAGCACGCGCGAGCTGCTCAGCGGGCAGATGGTGCAGCCCTACTTCCCGGTGACGGCCGAGGGCGCGTTCCGCGCGAAGCTGACGTACCGGGACCTGGCGCCTGGGGACACGCTGCAGGTGGGCCCCGCGAAGGTGCGGTGGCTGGAGCTGAACCACCCGGGTGGCACCCTGGGCTATCGCGTGCAGTGTGGCGACCGGTCCGTGGTGTACGCGACGGACGTGGAGCACGGCAGCGAGATGGATGCGGCGATGTTCGAGTTCGCGCGCGGCGCGGACCTGTTCATCTACGACTCCATGTACACGGAGGATGAGTACCACGGCCGCTGTGGGCCGGCGCGCACGGGCTGGGGGCACTCGACGTGGCAGGCCGCCGTGGCCGCCGCGGACGCGGCCGAGGTCAAGACGCTGGTGCTCTTCCACCACGACCCGTCCCGCGACGACGTGGCCATGGACAAGCTGCTGCGGCAGGTGCGCAAGCACCGCCCGGAGGCCATCGCCGCCAAGGAGGCGATGGTCCTCACGCTGTAG
- the lipA gene encoding lipoyl synthase, protein MATPDRFPLPQVTETTRKPDWLKVRLPHGEGYERVKAIVKRTKLATVCEEARCPNIAECWGGGTATVMLMGEVCTRACRFCHVKVGAPPPLDPMEPIHLAQAVKEMDLEYIVVTSVNRDDRPDGGASHFASAIRELRRESPRTIVEVLIPDFKGVEKDLATVAEARPHVVAHNVETVERLTPTVRDRRAKYAQSLRVLEYLKHRPEGIYTKTSVMVGLGETDAELEQTFKDLRGVGVDVLTLGQYLQPSQYHLRVERFVTPAQFESYKKLAESYGFLYVASGPLVRSSYRAAEFFMKGLMERERLERLG, encoded by the coding sequence ATGGCGACTCCTGACCGGTTCCCTCTCCCCCAGGTGACAGAGACGACCCGCAAGCCGGACTGGCTGAAGGTGCGCCTGCCTCACGGCGAAGGGTACGAGCGGGTGAAGGCCATCGTGAAGCGCACGAAGCTGGCCACCGTGTGCGAAGAGGCCCGCTGCCCGAACATCGCCGAGTGCTGGGGTGGCGGCACGGCCACGGTGATGTTGATGGGCGAGGTCTGCACGCGCGCGTGCCGCTTCTGCCACGTGAAGGTGGGCGCTCCGCCGCCGTTGGATCCGATGGAGCCCATCCACCTGGCCCAGGCCGTCAAGGAGATGGACCTGGAGTACATCGTCGTCACGTCGGTGAACCGGGATGACCGGCCCGACGGTGGCGCCAGCCACTTCGCCTCCGCGATTCGCGAGCTGCGCCGCGAGAGCCCGCGCACCATCGTCGAGGTGCTCATCCCCGACTTCAAGGGCGTGGAGAAGGACCTGGCCACGGTGGCCGAGGCCCGGCCGCACGTCGTCGCGCACAACGTGGAGACGGTGGAGCGCCTGACGCCGACGGTGAGAGACCGCCGCGCGAAGTACGCCCAGTCGCTGCGCGTGCTCGAGTACCTGAAGCACCGCCCCGAGGGCATCTACACCAAGACGTCCGTCATGGTGGGCCTGGGCGAGACGGACGCCGAGCTGGAGCAGACCTTCAAGGATTTGCGCGGCGTGGGCGTGGACGTGCTCACGCTGGGACAGTACCTGCAGCCCTCGCAGTACCACCTGCGCGTGGAGCGCTTCGTCACTCCGGCGCAGTTCGAGTCGTACAAGAAGCTGGCCGAGTCCTACGGTTTCCTCTACGTGGCCTCGGGTCCGCTGGTTCGTTCCAGCTATCGCGCCGCCGAGTTCTTCATGAAGGGCCTGATGGAGCGCGAGCGCCTGGAGCGGCTCGGCTGA
- the lpdA gene encoding dihydrolipoyl dehydrogenase has translation MAETFDVVIIGSGPGGYVGAIRAGQLGLKTAIIEKDKRLGGTCLHRGCIPTKSLLWTAELFHHVKEAGDFGIDLSSPTVNWPNAMKHKDKVVTKGANGIDFLMKKNKVTVIKGHGRIAGKGKVEVTAADGTKQVLDAKNIIIATGSVPKSLPNVPVDHKRVLNSDSILQIERIPKSIIVLGAGAVGCEFASIFNHVGSKTAIVEYLPALLPIEDADISKELEKIFRRRGIDVHTGSAVEKVEHTADGVRVTMKVGNETKTLEAEILLSAVGRSPVTDDVGLDKTSIKTDRGYIKVDSMLRTSEPNVYAVGDVIPTPMLAHMASSECVLAVEHIAGKNPQPINYDLTPSATYCYPEVASVGLTEKKAKERGYDVKIGNAPFGAVTKSAITNESTGLIKIVSDKKYDEVLGIHIIGPHATELLAEACVALKLEITTEELAGTIHAHPTLSEIVHEGAEATLGHPRHF, from the coding sequence GTGGCTGAGACGTTCGACGTGGTGATCATCGGTTCGGGCCCTGGCGGCTACGTGGGCGCCATCCGCGCGGGGCAACTCGGGCTGAAGACGGCCATCATCGAGAAGGACAAGCGTCTGGGTGGCACGTGCCTCCACCGCGGGTGCATCCCCACCAAGTCCCTGCTGTGGACGGCGGAGCTGTTCCACCACGTCAAGGAGGCCGGGGACTTCGGCATCGACCTGTCGAGCCCGACGGTCAACTGGCCGAACGCGATGAAGCACAAGGACAAGGTCGTCACCAAGGGTGCCAACGGCATCGACTTCTTGATGAAGAAGAACAAGGTGACGGTCATCAAGGGCCACGGCCGCATCGCGGGCAAGGGCAAGGTGGAGGTCACCGCCGCCGACGGCACCAAGCAGGTGCTGGACGCCAAGAACATCATCATCGCGACGGGCTCGGTCCCCAAGTCCCTGCCGAACGTGCCGGTGGACCACAAGCGCGTGCTCAACAGCGACTCCATCCTGCAGATCGAGCGCATCCCCAAGAGCATCATCGTCCTGGGCGCGGGCGCGGTCGGCTGTGAGTTCGCGTCCATCTTCAACCACGTGGGCAGCAAGACGGCCATCGTGGAGTACCTGCCGGCGCTCCTGCCCATCGAGGACGCGGACATCTCCAAGGAGCTGGAGAAGATCTTCCGTCGCCGCGGCATCGACGTGCACACGGGCTCCGCGGTGGAGAAGGTGGAGCACACGGCGGACGGCGTGCGCGTCACGATGAAGGTCGGCAACGAGACCAAGACGCTGGAGGCGGAGATCCTCCTGTCGGCCGTGGGCCGCTCGCCGGTGACGGACGACGTGGGCCTGGACAAGACGTCCATCAAGACCGACCGCGGCTACATCAAGGTCGACTCGATGCTGCGCACCAGCGAGCCCAACGTCTACGCGGTGGGCGACGTCATCCCCACCCCGATGCTGGCCCACATGGCCAGCTCCGAGTGCGTGCTCGCCGTGGAGCACATCGCGGGGAAGAACCCGCAGCCTATCAACTACGACCTCACCCCGTCCGCCACGTACTGCTACCCCGAGGTCGCCTCGGTGGGCCTGACGGAGAAGAAGGCCAAGGAGCGCGGCTACGACGTCAAGATCGGCAACGCCCCGTTCGGCGCGGTGACGAAGTCCGCCATCACCAACGAGTCCACGGGCCTCATCAAGATCGTCTCCGACAAGAAGTACGACGAGGTGCTGGGCATCCACATCATCGGCCCGCACGCCACGGAGCTGCTCGCCGAGGCCTGCGTCGCGCTGAAGCTGGAGATCACCACCGAGGAGCTGGCGGGCACCATCCACGCCCACCCGACGCTCTCGGAGATCGTCCACGAGGGCGCCGAGGCCACGCTGGGTCACCCGCGCCACTTCTAG
- a CDS encoding dihydrolipoamide acetyltransferase family protein translates to MATFEFKLPDLGEGVMEGELVKWHVKAGDVVKEDQVLAEVMTDKATVTVPSPKAGRVIQTHGKEGDIAKVHHPLVTMEIEGAAPAQAAGHGAPAPAAQTAAPAQAAAAAPAQATKVLATPVTRRMAREHGLDLTTISGSGPQGRVTKADVVAALEGGGEQKNVVAPAQARPAAPSVSTGRSDERVPLRGLRKKIAEKMVRSKFTMPHFAFVEEVDATELVALRARLNAQLAAVGDNTKINYLPFIIKATIAALKRFPHLNANFDEAAQELVVRGEYNIGMAVATPDGLTVAVVKDADRLTLAELARETSRLGVAARERKLKMEELTGGTFTITSLGQTGGLFATPIINHPEVGIMGVHKLKKRPAVVKDQVVVRDMMNLSLSCDHRVIDGSVAAEFVYEVIKYLEKPDMLFLAMS, encoded by the coding sequence ATGGCAACCTTCGAATTCAAGCTCCCCGACCTCGGTGAAGGCGTGATGGAGGGCGAGCTGGTCAAGTGGCACGTCAAGGCCGGCGACGTCGTCAAGGAAGACCAGGTGCTCGCCGAGGTGATGACGGACAAGGCCACCGTCACCGTCCCCAGCCCGAAGGCCGGTCGCGTCATCCAGACGCACGGCAAGGAAGGCGACATCGCGAAGGTGCACCACCCGCTGGTGACGATGGAGATCGAAGGCGCCGCGCCGGCCCAGGCCGCGGGCCACGGGGCTCCCGCTCCGGCCGCGCAGACGGCGGCTCCCGCGCAGGCGGCGGCGGCTGCGCCCGCGCAGGCGACGAAGGTGCTGGCGACGCCGGTGACGCGTCGGATGGCGCGTGAGCACGGGCTGGATTTGACGACCATCTCCGGCAGCGGTCCGCAGGGGCGGGTGACGAAGGCGGACGTGGTGGCGGCGCTGGAGGGCGGCGGCGAGCAGAAGAACGTGGTGGCGCCGGCCCAGGCGCGTCCCGCGGCGCCCTCCGTGTCGACGGGACGGTCGGACGAGCGCGTGCCGCTGCGGGGCCTGCGCAAGAAGATCGCCGAGAAGATGGTGCGCTCGAAGTTCACGATGCCGCACTTCGCCTTCGTGGAGGAAGTGGACGCGACGGAGCTGGTGGCGCTGCGTGCCCGGCTCAACGCGCAGCTGGCGGCGGTGGGCGACAACACGAAGATCAACTACCTGCCCTTCATCATCAAGGCGACCATCGCCGCGCTGAAGCGCTTCCCGCACCTGAACGCCAACTTCGACGAGGCGGCGCAGGAGCTGGTGGTGCGCGGCGAATACAACATCGGCATGGCGGTGGCGACGCCGGACGGCCTGACGGTGGCGGTGGTGAAGGACGCGGACCGGCTGACGCTGGCCGAGCTGGCGCGTGAGACGTCGCGCCTGGGTGTGGCGGCGCGCGAGCGCAAGCTGAAGATGGAGGAGCTGACGGGCGGCACCTTCACCATCACCTCGCTGGGGCAGACGGGCGGCCTGTTCGCCACGCCCATCATCAACCACCCCGAGGTGGGCATCATGGGCGTGCACAAGCTCAAGAAGCGCCCGGCGGTGGTGAAGGACCAGGTCGTCGTGCGCGACATGATGAACCTGTCGCTGTCGTGCGACCACCGCGTCATCGACGGCTCGGTGGCCGCGGAGTTCGTGTACGAAGTCATCAAGTACCTCGAGAAGCCGGACATGCTGTTCCTGGCGATGTCCTGA
- a CDS encoding molybdopterin molybdotransferase MoeA, whose protein sequence is MNDAATLLPEDEARARVLALVPSLATEWVSLDEGLGRTLAEDVMAQRTLPPWDNSAMDGYAVRASDLAGPLPVRLPVLETVYAGATPRHEVRPGTCVRIMTGAPLPDGADAVVMRERARPVPNGGADQVDILEAVESGQFVRPRGEDAHEGALLLARGTPLGIPELGLLWGQGQLSIPVPRAPRVAILSTGDELCRADEPPKGRIVDTNAPSLALAVRRAGGLPSLLGIAQDTRDSVSEALSRAHGFDVVLTSAGVSVGERDYVKEVLAALGVEQHLWRVAIKPGKPLVVGKRGSTLFFGLPGNPTSSLVTFELFVRPALRRLLGHADVAPTRVPGRLDGRLSKTPGLAHFVRVTATWREGSLWARPLSTQTSGALRSAASATHLLHFPREASSLSHGDGVELLPVSWGA, encoded by the coding sequence ATGAACGACGCCGCGACACTGCTGCCGGAGGACGAGGCCCGGGCCCGGGTGCTGGCCCTGGTTCCCTCCCTGGCCACCGAGTGGGTGTCCCTGGACGAGGGCCTGGGCCGGACGCTGGCGGAGGACGTGATGGCTCAGCGCACCCTGCCCCCCTGGGACAACTCGGCCATGGACGGCTACGCGGTGCGCGCCTCGGACCTCGCGGGTCCCCTGCCGGTGAGACTGCCCGTGTTGGAGACGGTCTACGCGGGCGCCACGCCCCGGCACGAGGTCCGCCCGGGCACCTGCGTGCGGATCATGACCGGCGCCCCCCTGCCCGACGGCGCCGACGCGGTGGTGATGCGCGAGCGCGCCCGCCCCGTCCCCAACGGCGGCGCGGATCAGGTGGACATCCTGGAGGCCGTGGAGTCCGGCCAGTTCGTGCGGCCCCGGGGCGAGGACGCCCACGAGGGGGCCCTGCTGCTGGCCCGGGGCACGCCCCTGGGCATCCCCGAGCTGGGGCTGTTGTGGGGCCAGGGCCAGCTCTCCATCCCCGTTCCCCGCGCGCCCCGGGTGGCCATCCTCTCCACCGGGGACGAGTTGTGCCGGGCCGATGAGCCGCCCAAGGGCCGCATCGTCGACACCAACGCCCCGTCCCTGGCGCTGGCGGTGCGCCGCGCGGGCGGGCTGCCGTCCCTGCTGGGCATCGCGCAGGACACGCGGGACTCGGTGAGCGAGGCCTTGTCTCGCGCCCACGGCTTCGACGTGGTGCTCACCAGCGCGGGCGTGTCCGTGGGCGAGCGGGACTACGTGAAGGAGGTCCTCGCGGCCCTGGGCGTGGAGCAGCACCTGTGGCGCGTGGCCATCAAGCCCGGCAAGCCGCTGGTGGTGGGCAAGCGCGGCAGCACGCTGTTCTTCGGCCTGCCCGGCAACCCCACGTCGTCGCTGGTGACGTTCGAGCTGTTCGTCCGGCCCGCGCTGCGCCGCCTGCTGGGGCACGCGGACGTGGCCCCCACCCGGGTGCCCGGGCGGTTGGACGGCCGGCTGTCCAAGACGCCGGGGCTGGCGCATTTCGTGCGGGTGACGGCCACCTGGCGGGAAGGAAGCCTGTGGGCCCGGCCGTTGTCCACCCAGACGTCCGGGGCGCTGCGCTCCGCGGCCTCCGCCACACACCTGCTTCACTTCCCGAGGGAAGCCAGCAGCTTGTCTCATGGGGACGGCGTCGAGTTGCTACCCGTCTCCTGGGGGGCTTGA
- the lipB gene encoding lipoyl(octanoyl) transferase LipB — protein sequence MNTITVYRLGRVEYEDGLELMRLFGDARREGLCSDALLLLEHPPVLTLGRGAKRENITASDASLSAEGVQVFETNRGGDVTYHGPGQIVGYPIFLLPESRHDVRRYVRDVERSIMQVLSEWGITAGPIPKWPGVWIGEEGAPDARKIAAIGVHISRWLTTHGFALNVNTKMEHFRFIVPCGIREAGVTSMQRERGNAIPVPDVEEALARSFCAVFDSERVDAPPPMSTVSVAVVRGHGPEARVLLVRRRPERGGFWQVLTGRVESGESPAQAAARELEEETGLRLTPEDLGYQHAFAIGETLPPVLARENGFAVQAPPDAEVRLGPEHDTFEWVDVPTALERLPFVGLRETVKRAVARQRGA from the coding sequence GTGAACACCATCACCGTCTACCGGCTCGGCCGGGTGGAGTACGAGGACGGCCTCGAGCTCATGCGCCTCTTCGGCGACGCGCGTCGCGAGGGGCTCTGCTCCGATGCCCTGCTCCTCCTGGAGCACCCGCCCGTGCTGACCCTCGGCCGAGGCGCGAAGCGCGAGAACATCACCGCCTCCGACGCGAGCCTCTCCGCCGAGGGCGTGCAGGTCTTCGAGACCAACCGCGGCGGCGACGTCACCTACCACGGCCCGGGACAAATCGTCGGCTACCCCATCTTCCTGCTCCCCGAGTCGCGCCATGACGTGCGTCGCTACGTGCGCGACGTGGAGCGCTCCATCATGCAGGTGCTGTCCGAGTGGGGCATCACCGCCGGCCCCATCCCCAAGTGGCCGGGCGTGTGGATTGGCGAAGAAGGCGCTCCGGACGCGCGGAAGATCGCCGCCATCGGCGTCCACATCTCCCGCTGGCTCACCACGCACGGGTTCGCGCTCAACGTGAACACCAAGATGGAGCACTTCCGCTTCATCGTCCCGTGCGGCATCCGCGAGGCCGGCGTCACGTCCATGCAGCGCGAGCGCGGCAACGCCATCCCCGTGCCCGACGTGGAGGAGGCCCTCGCTCGCAGCTTCTGCGCCGTGTTCGACAGCGAGCGCGTGGATGCGCCGCCGCCCATGTCCACCGTCAGCGTCGCCGTGGTTCGCGGCCACGGCCCGGAGGCCCGCGTCCTGCTCGTGCGCCGTCGCCCCGAGCGCGGAGGCTTCTGGCAGGTCCTCACGGGTCGGGTGGAGTCCGGCGAGTCTCCCGCCCAGGCCGCCGCTCGCGAACTGGAGGAGGAGACCGGACTGCGCCTCACGCCCGAGGACCTCGGCTACCAGCACGCCTTCGCCATCGGCGAGACGCTGCCCCCCGTGCTCGCGCGTGAGAACGGCTTCGCCGTCCAGGCCCCTCCGGACGCGGAGGTCCGCCTGGGCCCGGAGCACGACACCTTCGAGTGGGTGGATGTCCCCACCGCCCTGGAGCGCCTGCCCTTCGTGGGGCTGCGCGAGACGGTGAAGCGCGCGGTGGCACGCCAGCGCGGCGCCTGA